The genomic DNA TTCTCCGAATACCTCTTCGACCTTCAGAGTCTCTTTGAGGCGAACACCTTTCTCGGTCTGCTGGACGGTGCAGAGTTCGTTGACAGGATCATGCTCGAGAAAAAGGAAATAGTCTTCCACCGCAGCCTGATCCAGAAACTTGGACTTCTCTTCCATAGTCACCAGCGGCCTGACATCATAGCTCATCACATAAGGTATCGGCAGGTGCCCAACGGAAGGAACCAGGTCGGCCGTAAATACCAATGTTTTCCCATCGATTTTTATTTTCGGTAGCATTTGAGCTTCTGTATGTCCGTGCACCCACAATACTTCGACACCTGGATGAAAAAGCTCTCCCT from Verrucomicrobiota bacterium includes the following:
- a CDS encoding MBL fold metallo-hydrolase, whose amino-acid sequence is QTEKFFSYFYLHGDDSVESSLGKYGFSKNDITDVFLTHLHHDHCGGCINYDSSSERSIPAFPNATYWSNEDHWNWAVNPNPREGASFIKENILPIQESGQLKFLAEGELFHPGVEVLWVHGHTEAQMLPKIKIDGKTLVFTADLVPSVGHLPIPYVMSYDVRPLVTMEEKSKFLDQAAVEDYFLFLEHDPVNELCTVQQTEKGVRLKETLKVEEVFGE